In Papaver somniferum cultivar HN1 chromosome 9, ASM357369v1, whole genome shotgun sequence, the genomic stretch TAGGTGCATTTCTTTGTCATAATTTCTCGCGAACAAACACACCCCGTATACATAGAGGTGTAAAAtgggttgtgccagcacgagcacagcccAGCACAGCACGCTAAAATCTGAGCCCAGCCCGGCACAACACGTGATTCAGCCAGCACGTTAGTTTCATGGGCTGTGCTGGGTTAGCCTAATCGGCACAATAGCACGGCACAACACCCGGCACGGATAAGCACGTGTCCCAGCccagcacaacacgttaagaaaaCACGTCATAGCATGCACAAGTGTACCATATAACTaggcataatacatcacattttgtgtatatttgaCAAAAGAGCACCATTCTAACTAGTTTTTTGACATTTTTTGTtggcttatttttataacaacacatataatacctaaatatttggaaaaaataTATTCCAATATCTttgttataatgtcgttacctatatttgactagaacattaatttacagacaatgatccaattttatatttgataggctatttctttttattgaataaacttgttaattttatttgaaataatttcaaatgatatgttgtctatttaaattctcgtgataatgtccgacataatgtatacattaagtgatttcaaattgtttataacACGTGTGCCAACACAGCACGGCACATCACGTTTATTCATGTGTCGTACCTTGAGTTGTGATGTGCTTAGCTTTTAACTAGTAAAGCACAACACGACACATcacgtttaaatcgttggcacaacacagcacgactaggggtgcacataccctacccatacccgccaaccctacccgccagttttttaaccgtatcctaccttatccactatttggcgggtagggtggcgggtaaagattttcttaaccgccagtaaacgggtagggtggcgggtgtaggccatatcctacccaccctacctaggggtgtacataccctactcatacccgccaatcctaccctacccgccagttttttaaccgtatcctaccatatccattatttggcgggtagggtggcgggtaaagattttcttaaccaccagtaaacgggtaggatgACGGGTATAGACCATATCCTATCcatcctacccgttgtgcagccctaaacaCGACACATGACACGTGAAGCACGCGACTTCATGTGCCGAACTGTACTGgaccggcacgttttacacctctacgtATACACACCTAGGAGTGTCTTAAATCTAGAACCCTTTTCTTGTTGCTTGTTAAATTAGGTAGGATACATACGTGGTGACTTGCacgtaagtgcaacaaattacaTCTCCTCGTCTTTTATTCTATTATCTGGACCGCGTGGGGTCGTTCCAATGTCCAAAATTTCGTCCAAACTTTCTTTAAAAAATGTCTAAGCGACGGTAACCCGTGAACCAGATTGTGGGGCCAAAAATTCAACCTGTTTGCCCAAATTAGGACCAAACTGCTTGATCAATCTCATGTGGCGACCCCCCATCTTGCTGGTTCTCTGTTTGCGATGGCGACTGTAAGACCGCATTTGGttctttattttagttttttcgtTGGTCCAACAAGACAGAATAAGGCCTCGCCATTTGGCCTGTTTCAATCTCCTTCCCCACCAATTTTAGCTACATGCGGCTACACCAAAATGCTTGCCGACTTTCTCCTATTAAGCCGCCaattccgcataatttttcgccAAATTGATTCAAATTTTATACTACCGCGTATTATAACGTGTAATAAGATTATGATAACGTACATTTATGATGCGACGTCGATTTCATGCTTATGGCTTCACCTCTATTTTACCGGATCACAAACTTTGACACGAGAGAAGAAGTGAGACAACATACGATGGTTTACCACAACTTTCCATCCCATGCCAGTAGCTCTCGGTATAGTTTTGGAGTCCAAATCCGTTCACATTCCcataacgagtgtatatttcacatattcttctgattggttgattatttaacagATGGTCCCATTAtctccatgtttagaatcatgAGCCTTAACTCCCTAAATTTAATTGTGAAATATATATTCATTAAGGAGTGTGCACTCCTATAACCAACTGCAAAAAGAAACTGTTTCCTTAATTACCTCAAAGCCAAAAAGAAATCTCATTAAAAAAAAACGCGTGCAAGCAAACAAACAACATGCATCCGCGGAACTACGAACACACGGCAAACAAACAAACCAGGACGCGGTTTtaacagagaaaaagaaaaagccaAGACTTTCCGCATCACACTATCTTTCCCTTTCAGGTGTCTGTCGTCCATCACTAACTTGACTACTTCAGCTTCCTATTGCTACAATATTAGACCAATTCCTCTTTTTCATTCTTCCGACCAACCATGCATGCACTGTAATCCACTACATCAAATTACCTTTTCTTCTTCAGTGACCAACTTTCTCATCTCCTATAAAATCCCACCCTCACTCAATCTCTCATCCGTCACTAAACActcaaatttcaaaattcaaaattcagagAGAAAGAACTCAATAGTGATTCAAATCAAGAAACGGCAGATCGAGTTTACCCTGGAAACTATTCTCCagatcaaacaacaacaaaattaacatcagaaaacaacaacagcaacatggtACAAAGCCATGGAAAATCACCTCCTCCACTAACATGAACTTATGTTATTCAAATCCCTAAAGATCAAATCTACAGAATCCCACCACCGGAAAACGCTCGTCGTTACGAAAAACTTTCAAGGAAGAATACTCGTCGAAatccatgttgttgttgtttctgttgGATTCTCAGTATAATTGCTCTTTTGATTCTTCTCACAGTTATTGCTTCTGTTGCATTTTACTTCATCTACAAGCCGAAACCACCAAATTATTCTGTCGAGAATATGTCTATCAAAGGATTCAATTTCGAAGGAGTTTCTTCTTCACAATCAGATCTAACATTTTCTCCTGAATTTGATGTTACTGTCAGAGCACAAAACCCTAATAGCAGAATTGGGATATATTATGAAAAAGGGAGTAATGTTTCTGTGTCTCACACTGATACTAATCTCTGTTCAGGAGTATTGCCTGATTTCTATCAACCTAGAAATAATGTCACGGTTTTTGAGACGGTGTTAAAGAGTCCAAGCTTGAAGCTATCCCAAGTTGTTCGCGATGCTCTGTATGATCAACAGAAAAAAGGGCAAATTCCACTTGGGGTTGATATTAAAGTACCTGCTAGAGTGAAGGTTGGATCTATTAGAACTTGGAAATTTACCATTAGGGTTCATTGTGATGTTATTGTTGATAAATTAGCCGTGGATTCTAAAATTGTTTCAAAGAAGTGTTCTGTTGATCCTAAGATTTGGATGAATTAGGATCCTCTTCTTTAGTGTCGtgatgaattagggttttatgatttGGTCTTGTAGGAGATTTATGAATTAATTTTGATGTTATTGGGTATATATACAAATACAATTACAGATTTTAGAAATTTAACAATGCCATTCTTGATATTTGTTGTGATGTTTATATAAATTCTCTATTTAATCCATAATAAGGTCTAAGCTAGGATTGAATTTGTAGATATGGGTTATCAAATTGAAGGAAACAAAAATTTGGACTGCAACAAAACAAATGCTTAAAGCAGAGTTCATAACAAAAAAAACCAACACTTTGGTAACACTTTAGAAGATGAGACCTTTTATTCAAGATTGGCTTGTCTTCCCATCATGGATTCTAACATCTCCAAGGCTTCAATCACCATCTGTTAGCATTCAGATGATTCATGTAAGTTCTCAAGGTCATCTTCCGTAAGTTTTTCTAGGACCAAGTCGCCATGTCCTACTGAAGCTCCTGACTCAGGTTCCTTGGGTATTTGAGATTCATGCGCCGGCAACTCTGGTTTATCCACGAGTGATTCAACCTTAATAGGTTCGTCATGAACACCACCTGCAAGAAGCTCAACTGATGCCCTTGCGTTATGAACTGGAAGTTCTAATATTAAATGATCCTCGTTTGACAGCCAACGTTCATTACGCTCGACTGTTTCATCATCCAAAAAAACTAAGCCAGGGTTAGATAATTCGTTCCGCAGTAGATTAAATGCTGAATCGGTATCT encodes the following:
- the LOC113313994 gene encoding NDR1/HIN1-like protein 13: YVIQIPKDQIYRIPPPENARRYEKLSRKNTRRNPCCCCFCWILSIIALLILLTVIASVAFYFIYKPKPPNYSVENMSIKGFNFEGVSSSQSDLTFSPEFDVTVRAQNPNSRIGIYYEKGSNVSVSHTDTNLCSGVLPDFYQPRNNVTVFETVLKSPSLKLSQVVRDALYDQQKKGQIPLGVDIKVPARVKVGSIRTWKFTIRVHCDVIVDKLAVDSKIVSKKCSVDPKIWMN